TTCATTTTTCAAAACTACAAGACCGACAAGAAAAATTTAGAGACCGTTGCTCGCAAAGCTTTGACTCTACTGCTCTCAATTTGCGTCCCTGGGTTGTACCTCATCTTAGTTGCTCTCGACAGTATGGAGTATGTAAGAACTTTTCGAAAGAAAGAGGACTTGAGAGGTCGCCTGTTTTGGGTGGCTTTGGAtcttcttgacattttagacatcCAAGCCAACTTGTGGGAGCCACACAAAACTGGGCTTCCCATTTGGGCTGAGGGGCTCATGTTTTTTTATTGCTACATTCTCCTTCTCATCTTGCCCTGTGTGTCTTTGAGTGAGATCAGCATGCAGGGAGAACACATCTCACCCCAAAAGATGATGCTCTATCCAGTCCTCAGCTTAGTGACCATTAACATAGTCACTATTTTTATTCGAGCAATCAATATGGTTTTGTTTCAAGACAGCAGGGTCTCCACGATATTCATTGGCAAGAATATTGTTGCCATTGCTAGCAAAGCCTGCACATTTCTGGAGTACAAGAGGCAAGTGAAAGAGTTCCCTCAGAACGCAATCGCACTGGAGCTACAACAGAATTCAATTTCCCATAATCAGACTCTGCCCAATACGACAAGTGTGACCCATGAACAGTCACCCACAAGGGAAATCGTTGACACATGACGACAGCGTGAAGTCAAAGAGCTTTTGTCTTGGGCAATTTTACCTGCAAGACTGGAAGCTTGCTTCATTCTTTGGATTATTTACGAGCTGATCTTTTCAAAGTTTTCTTACACggtaacaatgaaaaaaatgttccACCTTTGCTCTTATCTCTCTTGTTCActtcttttttccccactatTTCCTCATGTTAACCATCTCCCTTACACACAAAATGAGCTGTGTCCTTTTCGAGATCTTAACGATTCATCTCAGGAAGTCTGCAAGAGTCGCTTCCGGAAGTGGTTTGGTATCAAGACGATTAGGAAGAATCTCCTTCTCAGTAAAATTTGAGTGGAAACTCAGATTATAAAATGAGTCTCATAAAAAGGTTCCTAGAATTCTGTCTATTGATTGAGTTCAATCTGTTGAACATATTTTATTTCTCAGAAATTTTACAAAgtggtgattttctttttctgaaacctgtatgtttgtttttctctaaaaatacttgatttctttttcccaaCTGTTGCAAATGTTTATGAAAAAACGATGAATTACCTAAGTAGTGCTCTAATTGCTTAATGCTGGTGGATGTGGGAAATATATCTTAAGGTACATCTTCCAAGAAGTTTTATGACCCGGAGTGGTTAATTTAATGTAGCCGTTTCGCGGATCTCAGCACAATCTTACTGCAGAAGAAAATTAACAAGTCAGATGCTGATAAGAAAGGCTCGTCCTTGTTTTATAACATGAGGCAAGGCCTGCAGATTGCACTGATATGGCATTGTGGCACAATTGTTGGCGTCGCTACATCACAGCTCCTGgctctgggttcaaatcttggtcCTGCCAAATTctcatagagtttgcatgttctactttTCTCTGGGCACTCCCACATCCTGGAAACCCTGAATCATAATATGATTGGCATCTCTGAATTGGCTCAGTATGGTGGTATGCTGGAATGTACCCTTCAGAGGGTTGGCATTTCAACTTTGATTGGGCCTGCTAGTTTTAGGCTATAGCTCTCTACCATctaaagcaggtttgaaaaataaacaaacaaattaatttaaaaaggctCCTTTCCCAAAATGGCAGTTGTGTCATTTAGAAGCTTTTCAGAATTCTCATGAGTTGCGAAATTCACTTCTGATGTCTTTCTTTCAGCCCAAAgtcttgtttttgttaattgtgaATTTCTGCATTCAGTTGTGAAATCAGTGCACAATTTGGTATATTAAGTTACGTTTGAACACCCTCATTAAAAAAGATAACTAATTatcataatgatgatgatgatgattattatggtgaatattattattacaaccATTACATTGCCAGGTCGATTTTATGATGAtttgtctgttttaataaaattatattggACATTTGTGCTAACGAGGCTTTACAGTTTTGTAATACTGTGGAATACCAATTGCAAGAAGGCATCTTCATGCCGTATGTGGACacaacaagaagaaaaaacagtCTCCTTCATATTGCATTAATCCACAGCAATTCTTTTCTTGAAGAATTATCTGATGTGTCCAGCCCAAGATTTTCAATTCATAAAGCTCTGATTTTATCACTAAAGCATTGGGGGCCAATAACAGTAGAAAGTGTCGTTAAGATTGATTTATTATGTCAACCGACATATACACATAGATAGAAAATGTGATTCCAAATGTGATCAGGTCAATGCTCAGGGATACCAAAAATGTATAATTCTGTTGACGCCTTGAAGGCTATATTTGGACCCCCCAATACACAATATATGTGTATGGTATATCTAGGGTGAAGTGAAACAGTTTAGGTGGCATAGAATTATTTGCTACTATTAGAGCTTTTGAGTTACAAAACAGAGATCAAGTCTGCAGACTCACAGCTTATAAGACGTGCTTTGAGTTGTGTTGGTTCTGATATTGTAATGAAATAATGAATTTAGTGATTAGCTTGGaggacagcatggtggcacagtggtaacgctgctgcatcgcagtaaagagacctgggttcgcttcccgggtcctccctgcgtggagtttgcatgttctccccgtgtctgtgtgggtttcctccgggtgctccggtttcctcccacagtccaaagacatgcaggttaggtgcattggcaatcctaaattgtccctagtgtgtgcttggtgtgtgctttggtgtgtgtgtgccttgcggtgggctggcgccctgcccgggatttgttcctgccttgcgcattgtgttggctgggactggcaaCAGCAGACCAATAATACAGTCAATCAATAGAGtgtacaataaataaagaatgtatattgtacagaaatagCAAATTGAACTTAAAGAGTATTAAGTACAAGTACAGTCGTAACTCGCTTAACAACATCCCATCTTACAACAATGCACTTTATAACGGAGCTTCCAtagaaatacaataaattaaatgGAATAGCATCAAAATGTCATCGTAAGTGGTCACATTACAGTTTTAGTAttgttattaatgtattattattattagtgcatttcaataattattattaatttatgtcATGTATGTGTTAGGCTAATGTTAGGTTATGTTAGCGTAattcttttagggctaattatttttattttgtcccaGAGCTGAATATTGTTCCAAAAAATtcaacacaaagcaatggtttcacatataaatcaacataaaatacttatttatgacaaatgtcactctgttttatgttccatgaacccttacagtatgtaaattcacatacttaaaacatacctgtttgtctcataactcataagctgaaaggcactttctggaaaaaaacagcttgaaaTAGTTGAGTGGCTGGTAATCCGTAGTGTCCACTTGTGCACCTTGTCGTTtggtgaagtccagttgccagcttGTCTCCCACAGGTCTGTGTttgtgtagtcctcccagggcaGACGTTGCTGTAGGCGCCTCAGCTacatgaacgtgttcagcactacgatcagctggggaccaatcagctgatgcaggtacctgtctttaatttttgatctccagatcacatGCATATAAGTCAGAGTTcaataagtcagagtctgattcagcaataatactctaaaataaatagataatacacatagagtattttgctttgtgcattcgcttcACTCTCTCTCCAGATGTGATGCAATTCTAGACTTTGCTTACTATCCGGTACTGACGCACACCCAGGGATGCAACGTCAAGTCAATGAGtataacagtcctcctagcaaagagggcCTACCTATAATGTAATGGTGTGTTTTATTGATGTTTACAGCTTTTTTCACCCTTTGCTCCTGAATGGTCAACATCTGCCCTCAACACCTTGTgtcaacaaaagtcaacatccacccCAAAAGAGTTGAGGTAGTTTACATCAGGTCATGTGTATATTTGTTGTGTGATTGTGGTGAAAATAACGCAAAGGCACATCCCTGCATGCTACTGGCACACAGAGAAAATAACATCAGACACAGAACCCTGCCCCCTTAATAACGAACTTGACTGATGATGCACAATATctggtggaagcattgaattgctggGTAGCAGCCAGCAgcaaagacccccagaggcacttcttagcccACCATGGAGGAATGAGCCTATGGCTGAAAGTGCTTCAAAAGAGCACCTCCCGGAGGGGATTTATCATGATGGCATCCAGCTTTGCTACCATCCTGTTTTCCACAACAGTGTCCAATttgagccctgtgatggagctGACATTCCAGATAAATTTGTTTGGGAACACACCAGTTCAAAATGAAATGCTGGGGTGCAAACtgggtcaccccttttaatattTGTAGCCGCAAGCCAAAATAAACAGCTGCACAATGCCAGTAACAAGAACAATTAAAAGGGGTATGGTTGCTCTAAAGAGTGGTCAAGTTAGGTTGGAGCTCCATCGGACAGTTTGCTCTTTCCCAAATGTGATGCCACCTTTTAGGAGCATCTCGGTCTTATACTCCTCAGGTCAGAGGTGGCAGAATCAACtgccctcattgggcatcttcttggAATTGTGCGTGTAAAGTGAAGTGGGTCACCAACTCACAATTGTTAGGCAGCAGTAGATATAGCCATTTATACTATGACATGACCTTTCCTCctcagcatctctctctctcttgcttgacCACTCCTGTGAAAGTCGCCAGCCTCATGTGCTCCCTCCCTGAACGATCTCTAGACAAGCCCCCATTTGTTTTGGACAAGGAACTCTTCAGgagctcacactctctctctctctctctctttctctctcttttcctctcaCTCTTTTGAGACATCTGCCCTGAGGTTTGGCACAGGTGGGACACCAATTCACAAGGTCAGAAAATCTCTGTTAGACAGTAATACATAATGGCAGCTTAGACTGTGATGTTGTTTTGTCCTGTGCTGCCACTTCTGTACGTGATGCCATCCACATTCTCTCCCTCCCTGAGAGATCTTCATACAAGCCACCAAATATCACCAGGGAAATATTGCTCAGAGTTGGTGATTCCACTCTGTCTCTTAGCCATCCACCTTTTAACAGAAGAGGTGGGTCGCCAAGTGAGAGGAGCAGATTACAACCAGATAGTTCTGCCTTTGAACTAAAGGGGAAATCTCCCTCAGGTGGCAGCAGTAATGGCCACTTAGCCTGTGATGCGTCTTTACCCCGTGTAGCTGCACTTGAGCATGACACCAGCTACATCAAGTGATCTCTGTTCAAGCCCCCAGTTGTAACCAGGAAACAATCACCCAGAGGTTGATTCTTTTGTTATCCTTACCAAGCAGTTCAATTTGAAATAGCAGAGGTGAGAAGCAAACTCATGATGCTGGGATTGCAAGCCTCCAGTTCTACCTCTGCACCAAAGAAAATCTCCCAACTGGCTTCCTTAGTCTGCGATTCGGCCTTATCCAGGTGGGTGCTCTCCCGCTACCAATTCTAAACAAGCCACCAGCCTCGGAATGTTAGGGGAGACAAGTACTAGTCAGTGTGAAGACCCTTCCTTATGAATGTTTTGACAAATGATTTTGGCTTTTGACACTTTTTTCAGTATTGGACCACTTCTCAATTCTTGGTGACCGTAAACACTATGGTCATGTTTACATGGAGCTTAGAAGTTCACTAAAAATTCATCAGGTAGCTTATTTAGAATAAGGTAGCTTGTTAAACTTCTGAACCTTCCAGGTACTGTAGAGTGATGAAATTGATGATGTTATAGGAAACTTACACTAAACAGACATTCTATGAAAGACGGTGGGTGTCTTCAAACAGTCACATTTTCAGTTAGAAGCAACACATGCAACCATAATTACTGCACAATAAGAGCTCAACATCAGGACATCTCTGATTTGGTAGCGGGGA
The nucleotide sequence above comes from Polypterus senegalus isolate Bchr_013 chromosome 18, ASM1683550v1, whole genome shotgun sequence. Encoded proteins:
- the tmem121aa gene encoding transmembrane protein 121: MVLPPPDKRHVCLTTIVIMTSMAFMDAYLVEQNQGPRKIGVCIIVLVGDICFLIVLRYVAVWVGAEVKTAKRGYAMILWFLYIFVLEIKLYFIFQNYKTDKKNLETVARKALTLLLSICVPGLYLILVALDSMEYVRTFRKKEDLRGRLFWVALDLLDILDIQANLWEPHKTGLPIWAEGLMFFYCYILLLILPCVSLSEISMQGEHISPQKMMLYPVLSLVTINIVTIFIRAINMVLFQDSRVSTIFIGKNIVAIASKACTFLEYKRQVKEFPQNAIALELQQNSISHNQTLPNTTSVTHEQSPTREIVDT